The uncultured Sphaerochaeta sp. genome includes the window ATGTCAATATTAGAATATAATTATTTATAATAATTTAGTAATTATTTTTATTAAGGTATTTATTTTCTTTTTATATATTGTTTTATATGATTTTTAACTTATAACGTAAGTTGTATACTTTTTTTCCCTTTGTAGCTATACAAAAGCAAACAGGTGACCAGAACCAATGTGTATAATAGATTTATATTATTCATCTGTCATATCTTTGTTTTATGTAACTTCTACAAAGAATACAAAAACTGCCCAATTGGGCAGCCCTGCTCAAAAAAAGATTAATATTTATGTATCTGACCTGATGTCGATTGCGACTGTTGCTTCGTACTGGCCTGATGGAGCGCTTTCAATCTGACTCTGGTCTGCAATGATGGTCAGGATATAGGAAGTTAAACCCATCCCTTGCGATCCTGGGGTGAATTGAATGAGTTCATATTCTCCTCCACCGACAGGGGTGATTTCCTGTTCACCAACCAATATCTTCTGGATAGCAACCTGGGCAGAGGTGCTGGCATTCTTCAGCTCAAAGGGAGTCACTGTTGCATATACTTCAAATGGTCTGGCTATATTGGTCTGGATTGCATAATAGAAGGTAGCACCATCCTCATTGAATGCATCGGACACGGTAAGGGCGGGAATAATATCAGTGCTTTCGCCACTTGTGAGAAAACCGTGAGTCAACAGCTCCGGGACTGTAGTAGTAAGGGAGATGGTAACGCGCGCAGGCTGACTAGGCTCCTCTGCAAAGAGGGCCAAAGGAAGTGACAGCAACACCAACAGCACGCATATCCTTCTCATAAAATCAAATCTCCCATATAGTCTATATCCACGCCTAAACTATACAGCGAGAAAAAAACGTATGTCAATGGATATAGCAATTCATTGCAATTTGTACAGAGTATTGGAATATGATTTCATATATTTTACTTTATCATAATTAAATATAACGTAATCAACTTATGACATGGTATGCTATTCTCTCTGAATTCAGACTATTGCCGATATTTTTTCCAACTTCTCTCATCGCATTTCCTATGTCAGAATGGTAGAAGTTCACAAAGAAATACTTATATGGTTTTTGTACACAATTATCATAATTTATTACTATATTACGAGAATGCAACGGTTTATGATGGAATTAATTACTTTCATTCCTTTAACAAACTTATAACATATACCATTGCTTTTCGCACAATAATAGCGTATATATTGATAGAAGCCTTCGTGCATTGCACGAAGTATCCTTAAAAATGTACATCACATAATGTTTGCAACAAGGAAGCAAGAGTATGAACGGCAATCCAATGTCAGGACAAGAGACGAAATCTACAACAATCGCCAACAAGCTTGAAGAAGAGATTCTCTCGAAGAAGTACCAAGCAGGAGAAAACCTGCCAAGCCAGCATGAGCTGGCCGACCAATTCAATGCTTCAAGCAGAAGCGTACGAGAAGCCTTCAAGAATCTTGAAGCAAAAGGCTTGATCAAAGTACGCCAAGGCAAGAAAGCAGTAGTGCAGAGCAACAGCCTCGACCAATTTGTGGAGTCACTATCCGCCTCCATGATGAACAAGCATACCCCTGACAAGAAACTCCTCACCGACCTGATGCAGGTCAGAACCACCATTGAGGTTTCAGCAACCAGGGAGCTCAGCCGAGACCCAAACCGTATGCTCATCGTACGTTCACTCGATAGAGCATGCACTCGTATGGAGCATCTCTTACCGAGTCTGGAGGGAGGCAAGGACCCAGAGCTGCTGAAACAGTTCAAGTCTACTGAATTCGATTTTCATGCTGCCCTGATCAAGTCGAACGACAACATCATCCTTAGCAGCATTTATGAGAATCTGGCTCCACAACTCTACTCAGCCCTGGATAGACTTCCGGAGACCTATAGCGAACAACGTAAAAAAGTGAATGAGTACCGCTATCTGGTGGATGCTCTTGAGAATGGTCAGACTGACCTTGCTGTTGCCTTGACCTTGGTGAACCTCACCAACATCAAGGATAAGTTTGAGACGTTGGACCTATAGAGGTCTTGGAACGTATGGAAAACTGTCGTGCTTGCAACCCTGCAGAACGGCAGTTTTTTTGTAGCTAAAACCATGTTTGAATTGTAATTTGACACATATCATTATATATGAAAAAATTACTCAGAGGTGCATATGTATATAGCATTAATTAACGTACATGGACTTGTTCGCAGCGACAATATTGAAATGGGAAGAGATGCCGACACTGGTGGACAAACCCGGTATGTCGTCGACCTCGTTAAGGAACTCTCTTCAAGAGAGGATGTAGAGGTGGACCTGTTCACCCGTCTGATCAAGGACTCCAGGACCAGTGAGGATTACCGCAAGAGCATTGAGCAGATAGGTGAACATGCGCGCATTGTGAGACTGACATGCGGAGGGACAAAATACCTCCGAAAAGAGCTCCTATGGCCATATCTGGATGAGTATGTAGACAACCTGATTTCCTTTTTCCGTACTCAGAAGAGAACCCCTGACATCATCCACGCCCACTATGCTGATGCTGGTTACGTAGCAACGGAATTGGCTGCCTACTTCCAGATTCCACTGGTCTTTACCGGCCACTCAATGGGACGCAACAAGCTTGAATATCTCCAGAGCCAAGGAGTGAGTGAGGATAAGCTCAACCAGTACTATCACATCCACACCCGTATTGAGCAGGAAGAGAGGACAATGCGTCATGCATCCTTGGTCATTACGAGCACTAATTACGAGAAGAATGTGCTCTATAAGCCTTATGAATCACAAGATCTCTCCAAGATGGAGGTCATCCCCCCAGGTCTCGATCTGGATACATTCTTTCCATATTACCATTATGAGATCCAGGACCCATCCATCACAGAGGAGATGAAGCTTGCCCAATACTCGATGGTAAAGGAACTACAACGCTTCCTCACCAATATGGACAAACCCTTCATCCTTGCTCTTTGCAGGCCTGAGGCTAGAAAGAACATTGACCTGCTGATTGATGTCTATGGCAAGAGCAAGGAGCTACAGGCAATTGCAAACCTGGTCATTGTTGCCGGTATCAGAGATGACATTACCAAGATGGAGGAAGGAGAGAAACAGGTCCTCACAGATATGCTGTTGCTCATGGACCGTTATGACCTCTATGGAAAGATGGCGATTCCCAAACACCATAATCCCCAGCGGGATGTACCGGAAATCTATCGCTTGGCTGCAATGAAACGGGGAATTTTTGTCAGCACCGCTGCCCTTGAGAATTTTGGGCTTACCTTCATTGAAGCCTCGGCGGTAGGACTTCCCTATGTCGGGACAGACAAGGGTGGAGTGAGAGACATATACGAGAACTGCGAAAGTGGCATTCTGGTCGATATCTCAAACAGGAAGGCAATTGAGGAGATTCTCTATAACCTGCTGACTGACACGGAGCAGTGGCAGAAGCTCTCAGAGAACGGCGTACAGCGCATCCGGCAGGTATACAACTGGACAGCACATGCCGACACCTACCTGGGCCATCTCAAGTCAGTTCTCAAGAACAAGAAGAAAGAACCTGCCCTTGCAACCAGGATGGGATCGATCGAACACCTTCTGGTCTGCGATATCGACAATACATTGACCGGAGACAAGGCTGCAGCCGATGAACTGGCAAAAGTCCTCAACGCACATCATGACCGTATTGGATTTGCCATCGCCACCGGTAGGAGTTTTGAGTCAGCACAAGAGATCCTCAAAAGCTACTCATTCCCTACACCAGATATCTTGATCACCGCAGTCGGCAGCGAGATTCACTACGGCTCGAAGGATATACCGGACAAAGGTTGGTCACACTACATCCGCAGAAGATGGAAGCCTGAGGTAATCAGGGAAGTTCTCTCCACATTCCCTGAGCTTGAGATCCAGAATGAAGAAGGGACGCAGCGAAGGTACAAGATCAGTTACAATATCAAGAAAGGCAGTGAGATCCCCAGCTTGATGGAGAGAATCAGAGCGGCTCTAACAGAGGCAAGGAGCATGCAACATCTTGTGCTCAGCCATGATACCTATCTCGATATCCTTCCCTATCGAGCAAGTAAAGGGGATGCCATCCACTACTTGGCTTGGAAGTGGGGAATTGAAGCCAATCGAGTTCTTACAGCCGGAGACTCTGGGAACGATCGTGACATGTTCTCCAATCCTCTCAGATCGATCATTGTGGCAAACCACGAGGAATCATTGAACACAGTCAGAAAGTCAAAACGTGTGTTTTTCGCTACAAAGAATTCGGCAGCAGGAGTGTTGGAAGGATTGTACCATTTCAAGGTAATTGAAGAGTAATTCCACGCATTTTCTCTTCTCAGAAGGTCCTTCTTTGGAAGGACCTTCTTACATTTGTATGTTAAAGGTACGTAAGAACCTTTTCTATCTTGTGTCTTATGTTTATGTTTTAACAGGAAATATAAATAAGTAAATACAACTAATGTCATCTATAAAATTTTTGATATATAGGTATTGCAAACAATTACATATTACTGTATAGTAAACCCAAGTAAAAACTTAGTACGTATGACATCTTTCAAACTTACAACATGGATAAGGAAGTTGAAATGGAATATATAGCCCAGACAAAGACAGCAAGAGTTGCTGCCGCCTTGGAAGAGATGATTCTTGATAAACGAATCAAAAGTGGCTCGTTCCTCCCTTCCCAACAGATGCTTGCCCAGAAGTTCAACACTTCAAGCCGACCGATCAGGGAGGCTCTAAAACTTCTTGAAGCAAAGGGCTTGGTGGTTATCATGCAGGGGCGGAGAGCCCAGGTAAGAAGCAACAGTCTCAACCAATATGTGGAGTCAATATCCACATCAATCGTCAACAGCAAGATCAGTCATGCAAAGCTGATGCGCAACCTGATGCAGGTAAGGATTACCGTTGCCACCAGTGCAGCAAGAGAGTTTACACGTCTGGAAAATAGAGAGGAGTATCTAGCGCAGCTGTGGAGTGCAAGCCATAAGATGGAAGCAGCAGTACCCTCAATACTCCATAGGGATGCACAGGCGTTGAAGAGCTTCAACAATGCTGAAGCAGAGTTTCATCGTACCCTTGTCTACGCAAACGGGAACCAGATTCTCTCCACCATCTACAGCAATCTCTCACCCATGCTCGACACTGCCATGACCTCAATCAAATTCACCCCATCACAGATGGAGAAGCGCTCAAAGGACTATACGTACCTTTGTGAAGCTCTCCAGAATGGGCAGACAGATCTGGCTGTGGCTTTGGTACTGGTAACACTGACCACCCTGGAGAAGAAGGTCATGGACCACTATCCTGATGAGGATGCAATTGCGTCCTATGCATAAGTATCCTTGTCTTTGGCAAAACACCTCCACTGTGCTATAGTCGCCGTGGAGGATTTTTTATGGAAGAGATCATACGCCTCGAACATGCCACAGTACGACGGCAGGGAACCCCGATTCTGAATGATGTCTCATTCTCTGTGTTCAACAACGAACACGTGGCCATCATAGGACCAAACGGTGCAGGGAAAAGTACCTTGGTGCAGGTTATCAGTGAAGAGATCCATCCGCTGTACAGTGAGCAGACAAGGCGAATCCTCTTTGGTAAAGAGCGATGGCAGGTCCTGCAACTACGTCAGCATATGGGCATTGTAAGCCAAACAATCCAGTATTTGTGCAACTCCACCTATCGGGCTTGGGAAATAGCCATATCTGGCTTTTTCAGCTCCATCGGACTTGATTTTCACCACCAGATTACCCAAGAACAGATTGATATCGTTGAAGCTGTGATGCGCCGCTACGGTGTATGGCATCTGAAGGACAAACAGATGAATCGGCTCTCCAGCGGAGAGGCAAGAAGGATTCTTCTCTGTCGTGCAAGCGTACATGACCCTCAGGTGATGCTCCTCGATGAAGCCGTCTCAAACCTGGACTTTCCCAGCCGTCATCAATACAGGGAGACCCTTGAAGCCCTCGATCAGGCAGGCAAGACCATCATCCTGGCAACTCATGAGTTGAGCGAGATCATCCCAGCGATCAGAAGAATTGTGGTCATGAAAGAGGGAAAGATCGTTGCAGATGGAGAAAAGAAAGATATTCTGAGAGAGGACTTGCTCTCTGATGTATATGGAGCAAACGTCTTTGTTGATGAGCGTAACGGCCTCTACACTGCCTGGTGTTGAACCATTTTTCCCACGAACAGGGCTTTGTGTAGTATAGTTAGGGTAAGAACAAAACAAGTGAGGTTTACACATGAAGCGTTGTTCCATCATAATTCATAGCGTAAGTGGCAATTGTTATATTATCGGGTCCTATCTGAAGGAACTCATGGCTGAACGAAATGTCGATGCACGCCTCTACCGAGTTGATGACCCTGATCTGCACATCTGGGCAAATACGCAAGAGACTACCAACGACTATTACGAAGATATTCTCGCTCTTCCTATTGTCAGCACTTCGACTCTGCTCAAGAGTGATATGATCATTCTAGGCAGTCCGACAAGATTTGGAAATATTTCAGCAGAGATGAAGACCTTCCTGGATACTACGCTCTCCCTAAGCAAGGACAAGAGCCTGGAAACAAAGTTCTTCGCCTGCTTCACCAGTTGCTCGAACTCAACCTGTGAAGGTGCACATACCCTTACAGCCATGATCTATTGGGCACAGTCAATGGGAATGCTCCATATCCCGTTTGGGGTGCATGACGAACTGGATTTCTGTGACCAGCCAGTTTCAGGAATTGTCCACCTTGCAGGAAAGGAAGGAGCCATTCGACCAAGCGATCGTCTTGGCAAGGAGATGGAAGTGTACGCTGACACGCTCAGTGCCTACATACAAGAGTAAGAAGTCGAGTTGAGGGAAGCAGAAATGCTTCCCTCTCTTCTTTAATCCTTGGAGAAGAAGTATCGAATCCAATTAACCCAGCGTACTAACCGACCCCGTCCATAACGGGTCTTATAGTCGTGGGTGGCACTCTCTATGCTCACCTCTTGGCTACCACTCATATGCTTGAGGTTATCCCAGTGACGCACAATCCACATATACAGGTCAGCCTCGGTATTCCCGGGAAATGATGCAAGCAATCGTGCCCGTTGTACTTCCTCAACAATAGGACGGTAGACATTCTCGTACCAGGATTTAGCTCCTTCTTCAAAGCTGATTTCCTCTTCCTTTCCTTCATTGAGATAGTATTTATGGACCAAGATATGATTAACCATCTCCGGGTAGGAACCCGGTGAGGTGAAGAGAATCTCATCCATCGGGAGATAGGTTGTATTGTACTGGGCGATGAACCGCTCTCTCTCATAATCAACCACCCGCTTGCGTAAGCCCTTCATGGTCAGTCCAGCTTCCAAGGGAATCTGGCTATCCAGTTCAACAACCTCTGCATCGATGAATTCGACACCTTGGGTCTTTGCAACCGAGACACGATGGTTCCCGTCCCGCACAAAGTACCACTGTCCAAGTTTATAGACAGAGATGGGAGGAAGAATTACATACTCCTTTGTTGCCCGGTCAATGCTTCTCCATCGGGCTCTGAGCAGTTCCTTCTTCGGATAGAAAGCCATGGAAAAGTCCTGGTACCTTCCTTCGCTTCCAATTATCTGGTTTACAGGAATGGTTCTCATTCCCCTATATGTCTCATTCTTGGGTTTCAACAACTCGGTTACCGCATAAAAACTCAAGAGATCTGAGTTTTTCCATGCCAAGCTGCTGAGCAAAGATTGCATTCTTCCTCTGGAACGAGCTTTTTCAAAGTCCTCATTTGTCTGGGAACTCAGATCAACGCCCATTTTTACCATCTTCTCTCCCCTTTCCTAGTGCAGGGTCATCCAGTATGTAGTTCTGAAAAATATTGATGACCTTGGTCTGTTTGTACACATGATGTCGGTTGGCATTCATATCATGCAGATGAATATGGCCATGAAGCAAGTACCTAGGCTTGAACCATTGCATGAAAGTCAAAAAAGTGGAAAACCCTTGGTGACAACGATCGGTATCATCGCCAAGGCCAAGAGGGGCTGCATGGGTGAGCAGGATATCGACCCACCTCCCCCTGAATAAACGGTTGAACAATAGTTTCGGGACCATTTTCAGCATCCTGAAAAACATCTCCCGCTCAGAGTATTGGTGTGCTCCCTTGTTGTAGCGCATGGAACCACCAAGGCCGGCAATGATCAGGCCATGCTTCTTGTCATATAATACCTTACCATCTGCAAAGTCCCCACCACCAAAAGGAGGCAAGGTTTGTACCTTTCCATCCTTGTTGTAGCCATACTGGGAGAGAAGGGGTGACTGTTCAACGAATTGATGCAGATACTCGAGATTATGGTTCCCAAACACAAAGAACAGGGGCTTGTTCAGGCTCGAGATAATGAACTCATAATATTTGAGAGGGAGATCGCCTGCTGAGATCACAACATCGACATCCGCATATCGGCTGGAAATATTCTTGGAGTATACCAATGGGTCTGTCTCATCTGAAATACACAGTATTTTCATACTCACCCCATGAGATATCCGCAGTCAACGCCGACCAGCTCACCAGTCATCGCACTGCAGTCAGACAATAATTGCACCACCTTCGCCACTTCTCCTGGATCTACCAGTGAGTGGAGCAAGGAGCGCTCTTCATAGTGTTGTTTCAATGGATTCGCATCATCAAGATAAGGAGCCTTCAACAACCCTGGAGCTACCGCATTTACACGGATTGAAGGACCCAGTTCCTTTGCCAGACTTTTCGTGTATGCAACTACTGCCCCTTTTGATGCATCATAATGGCTCGTACCACCAAATCCAGGATGAAGCGCATTGATACTTGCAATATTGACAATACTTCCCTTTCTTTCCCTGAGTAACGGGATACACTGCTGGGTCAGCCTGAATAGACCTGTTACATTGATGTCAAAGATACGTCTCCACTCAGATTCCAACAACTCAGTTGGGGTGAAAACAGAAAACACCCCGCTGTTGTTCACCAAGACATCAAGC containing:
- a CDS encoding GntR family transcriptional regulator produces the protein MNGNPMSGQETKSTTIANKLEEEILSKKYQAGENLPSQHELADQFNASSRSVREAFKNLEAKGLIKVRQGKKAVVQSNSLDQFVESLSASMMNKHTPDKKLLTDLMQVRTTIEVSATRELSRDPNRMLIVRSLDRACTRMEHLLPSLEGGKDPELLKQFKSTEFDFHAALIKSNDNIILSSIYENLAPQLYSALDRLPETYSEQRKKVNEYRYLVDALENGQTDLAVALTLVNLTNIKDKFETLDL
- a CDS encoding HAD-IIB family hydrolase, coding for MYIALINVHGLVRSDNIEMGRDADTGGQTRYVVDLVKELSSREDVEVDLFTRLIKDSRTSEDYRKSIEQIGEHARIVRLTCGGTKYLRKELLWPYLDEYVDNLISFFRTQKRTPDIIHAHYADAGYVATELAAYFQIPLVFTGHSMGRNKLEYLQSQGVSEDKLNQYYHIHTRIEQEERTMRHASLVITSTNYEKNVLYKPYESQDLSKMEVIPPGLDLDTFFPYYHYEIQDPSITEEMKLAQYSMVKELQRFLTNMDKPFILALCRPEARKNIDLLIDVYGKSKELQAIANLVIVAGIRDDITKMEEGEKQVLTDMLLLMDRYDLYGKMAIPKHHNPQRDVPEIYRLAAMKRGIFVSTAALENFGLTFIEASAVGLPYVGTDKGGVRDIYENCESGILVDISNRKAIEEILYNLLTDTEQWQKLSENGVQRIRQVYNWTAHADTYLGHLKSVLKNKKKEPALATRMGSIEHLLVCDIDNTLTGDKAAADELAKVLNAHHDRIGFAIATGRSFESAQEILKSYSFPTPDILITAVGSEIHYGSKDIPDKGWSHYIRRRWKPEVIREVLSTFPELEIQNEEGTQRRYKISYNIKKGSEIPSLMERIRAALTEARSMQHLVLSHDTYLDILPYRASKGDAIHYLAWKWGIEANRVLTAGDSGNDRDMFSNPLRSIIVANHEESLNTVRKSKRVFFATKNSAAGVLEGLYHFKVIEE
- a CDS encoding GntR family transcriptional regulator, encoding MEYIAQTKTARVAAALEEMILDKRIKSGSFLPSQQMLAQKFNTSSRPIREALKLLEAKGLVVIMQGRRAQVRSNSLNQYVESISTSIVNSKISHAKLMRNLMQVRITVATSAAREFTRLENREEYLAQLWSASHKMEAAVPSILHRDAQALKSFNNAEAEFHRTLVYANGNQILSTIYSNLSPMLDTAMTSIKFTPSQMEKRSKDYTYLCEALQNGQTDLAVALVLVTLTTLEKKVMDHYPDEDAIASYA
- a CDS encoding ATP-binding cassette domain-containing protein, whose amino-acid sequence is MEEIIRLEHATVRRQGTPILNDVSFSVFNNEHVAIIGPNGAGKSTLVQVISEEIHPLYSEQTRRILFGKERWQVLQLRQHMGIVSQTIQYLCNSTYRAWEIAISGFFSSIGLDFHHQITQEQIDIVEAVMRRYGVWHLKDKQMNRLSSGEARRILLCRASVHDPQVMLLDEAVSNLDFPSRHQYRETLEALDQAGKTIILATHELSEIIPAIRRIVVMKEGKIVADGEKKDILREDLLSDVYGANVFVDERNGLYTAWC
- a CDS encoding NAD(P)H-dependent oxidoreductase gives rise to the protein MKRCSIIIHSVSGNCYIIGSYLKELMAERNVDARLYRVDDPDLHIWANTQETTNDYYEDILALPIVSTSTLLKSDMIILGSPTRFGNISAEMKTFLDTTLSLSKDKSLETKFFACFTSCSNSTCEGAHTLTAMIYWAQSMGMLHIPFGVHDELDFCDQPVSGIVHLAGKEGAIRPSDRLGKEMEVYADTLSAYIQE
- a CDS encoding transcriptional regulator produces the protein MVKMGVDLSSQTNEDFEKARSRGRMQSLLSSLAWKNSDLLSFYAVTELLKPKNETYRGMRTIPVNQIIGSEGRYQDFSMAFYPKKELLRARWRSIDRATKEYVILPPISVYKLGQWYFVRDGNHRVSVAKTQGVEFIDAEVVELDSQIPLEAGLTMKGLRKRVVDYERERFIAQYNTTYLPMDEILFTSPGSYPEMVNHILVHKYYLNEGKEEEISFEEGAKSWYENVYRPIVEEVQRARLLASFPGNTEADLYMWIVRHWDNLKHMSGSQEVSIESATHDYKTRYGRGRLVRWVNWIRYFFSKD
- a CDS encoding metallophosphoesterase: MKILCISDETDPLVYSKNISSRYADVDVVISAGDLPLKYYEFIISSLNKPLFFVFGNHNLEYLHQFVEQSPLLSQYGYNKDGKVQTLPPFGGGDFADGKVLYDKKHGLIIAGLGGSMRYNKGAHQYSEREMFFRMLKMVPKLLFNRLFRGRWVDILLTHAAPLGLGDDTDRCHQGFSTFLTFMQWFKPRYLLHGHIHLHDMNANRHHVYKQTKVINIFQNYILDDPALGKGREDGKNGR
- a CDS encoding SDR family NAD(P)-dependent oxidoreductase, with product MRCILVSGGTSTLGRAICERFVKAGERVYCGYASNRETADELAASCGSSLVPLHLDIQDAGSIASSLQELEGLDVLVNNSGVFSVFTPTELLESEWRRIFDINVTGLFRLTQQCIPLLRERKGSIVNIASINALHPGFGGTSHYDASKGAVVAYTKSLAKELGPSIRVNAVAPGLLKAPYLDDANPLKQHYEERSLLHSLVDPGEVAKVVQLLSDCSAMTGELVGVDCGYLMG